Proteins encoded together in one Lachnospiraceae bacterium JLR.KK008 window:
- a CDS encoding ABC transporter permease, giving the protein MSKENAKQKSGNALISALKKSNMTAMAAVLVIMIIVASVVSPYFLNVYNLQSVLRDLAFVGMIGIAQSLLLLVGELDLSVGKIACLSGILSGMLMVNAGLNPWLSLVIGLGLGFLFGLINGLIITRLRLNSMVATIGMQGVYGGVNLVITKGKAVTGIPAGPQFLGKQSLGPIPIPFVICVIVLLLILFMVRMTKTGRYIYAIGNSKEAAKILGIKVDRIRVMIYSIVGLISALAGLLYVCRLGSAQTAIGEDWPMNSIAASVIGGVSLTGGVGNPAGALIGAAVITIIQNIIVLFGVNSYWQSAVSGIVVVLAISFSSISNIVRENRQKRIKLN; this is encoded by the coding sequence ATGAGTAAAGAAAACGCAAAACAAAAATCAGGAAATGCACTGATCAGCGCATTAAAGAAAAGCAACATGACTGCGATGGCAGCCGTATTGGTGATAATGATCATCGTTGCCAGTGTGGTATCTCCCTATTTCCTGAATGTCTATAATCTGCAGTCAGTACTGAGAGACCTCGCGTTTGTCGGTATGATCGGTATCGCGCAGTCATTGCTGCTTCTTGTCGGTGAACTTGATCTGTCAGTCGGCAAGATCGCCTGCCTCTCCGGAATTCTTTCCGGTATGCTGATGGTGAACGCAGGGCTGAATCCATGGCTGTCTCTGGTGATCGGTCTGGGGCTGGGTTTTCTGTTCGGTCTGATCAACGGACTGATCATTACAAGGCTCCGTCTGAATTCCATGGTTGCCACGATCGGTATGCAGGGAGTATACGGCGGTGTGAACCTCGTGATCACAAAGGGGAAGGCTGTCACAGGCATTCCGGCGGGACCACAGTTTCTCGGCAAACAGTCTCTGGGACCGATCCCGATTCCCTTTGTAATCTGCGTGATCGTGCTGCTGTTGATCCTCTTTATGGTGAGGATGACAAAGACAGGCCGTTACATCTATGCGATCGGCAACAGCAAGGAGGCGGCAAAGATACTCGGCATCAAAGTAGACCGCATCCGGGTGATGATCTATTCGATCGTCGGACTGATCTCCGCATTGGCCGGACTTTTGTATGTGTGCCGTCTCGGTTCGGCGCAGACGGCGATTGGCGAGGACTGGCCGATGAATTCGATCGCTGCCTCCGTTATCGGCGGTGTGTCACTGACCGGCGGCGTGGGCAATCCGGCAGGTGCACTGATCGGCGCAGCGGTCATTACGATCATACAGAATATCATCGTCCTGTTTGGTGTGAACTCATACTGGCAGTCGGCGGTCAGCGGTATTGTGGTAGTATTGGCGATCTCCTTCAGCTCGATCTCTAACATCGTGCGTGAGAATCGGCAGAAGAGAATTAAATTGAATTAA
- a CDS encoding sugar ABC transporter ATP-binding protein, producing the protein MKILEAKNITKMFPGVVALDSVDIAFEPGEIHAIIGENGAGKSTLIKCLTGVYEPEEGEVLIGGENAIRNKSLFNKIAYVPQEIDLFSYMSVAENLFMPYEKSGVKGLVNQRELEEKAVPILEKFSIPIRPDDMVKDISVSSQQLLQIARATVHEDYDVLMLDEPTTSLTSRDTEILFEIVKKIREENKAVIFISHKLEEIFLLSDVITVFRNGKKVAFSQIKDVDTAWVIKQMTGRELDQDERFYSEHPSDEVLLEVEHLTGERFEDVSFQLRKGEILGFSGLVGAGRSELMQAIFGYLPVYKGSVKIDGKEWKLGDTNYSVKHNFIYLPEERKKQGILPVLSIRENISISVLDELTNGLNISRKKEEQLAQDVIETYEVKTPGSDKEIQFLSGGNQQKVIIGRAMACKPKILVFDEPTKGIDVGTKTEIYRLMKKLAEEEGIGIIMISSEMEEIRKCSNRIIAMYEGRLAGEFENKKETSQQEILGAIIGVNS; encoded by the coding sequence ATGAAAATATTAGAGGCAAAAAATATCACAAAAATGTTTCCGGGCGTCGTTGCGCTGGATTCGGTGGATATTGCTTTCGAGCCGGGAGAGATTCATGCGATCATCGGAGAAAACGGTGCAGGGAAAAGTACATTGATCAAGTGCCTGACCGGTGTCTATGAACCGGAGGAGGGGGAGGTACTGATCGGCGGAGAGAATGCGATCAGAAATAAAAGCCTTTTTAATAAGATTGCATATGTGCCCCAGGAGATCGACCTGTTCAGCTATATGTCTGTCGCGGAAAACCTGTTTATGCCATATGAAAAATCCGGTGTAAAAGGTCTGGTCAACCAGAGAGAACTGGAAGAAAAGGCAGTTCCGATTCTGGAGAAATTTTCGATTCCGATCAGACCGGACGATATGGTGAAGGACATTTCGGTATCTTCGCAGCAGCTCCTGCAGATCGCCCGCGCGACAGTGCATGAAGACTATGACGTGCTGATGCTGGACGAACCGACGACAAGTCTGACGAGCCGGGATACGGAGATCCTGTTCGAGATTGTGAAGAAAATCAGAGAAGAGAACAAGGCGGTTATTTTTATTTCTCATAAGCTGGAAGAAATCTTTCTGCTCTCTGATGTGATTACCGTATTTCGGAACGGAAAAAAGGTTGCTTTTTCACAGATCAAAGATGTGGATACGGCGTGGGTCATCAAGCAGATGACCGGACGCGAACTGGATCAGGACGAGAGATTTTATTCGGAACATCCTTCGGACGAAGTGCTGCTTGAGGTGGAACATTTGACGGGAGAGCGGTTTGAGGACGTCAGCTTTCAACTGAGAAAAGGCGAGATCCTTGGGTTTTCCGGTCTGGTTGGTGCAGGCCGCAGTGAGCTGATGCAGGCAATTTTCGGTTATCTGCCAGTCTATAAGGGATCTGTGAAAATAGACGGAAAGGAATGGAAACTGGGGGATACCAACTATTCGGTAAAGCATAATTTTATTTATCTTCCCGAGGAACGCAAAAAGCAGGGGATTCTTCCGGTGCTTTCGATCCGGGAAAATATCTCGATTTCCGTACTGGATGAACTCACGAATGGTCTGAATATTTCCCGGAAAAAGGAAGAGCAGCTGGCACAGGATGTGATAGAAACTTATGAGGTCAAGACGCCCGGCTCGGATAAGGAAATCCAGTTTCTGTCCGGCGGCAATCAGCAGAAGGTAATCATCGGACGTGCAATGGCGTGCAAACCGAAGATACTTGTGTTTGACGAACCGACCAAGGGCATCGATGTGGGGACGAAGACGGAGATCTATCGGTTGATGAAAAAGCTCGCGGAGGAAGAGGGGATCGGGATCATTATGATCTCTTCCGAGATGGAGGAGATCAGGAAGTGTTCCAACAGGATCATCGCGATGTACGAAGGCAGACTGGCAGGGGAGTTCGAAAATAAAAAAGAAACGAGCCAGCAGGAGATTCTCGGAGCGATCATCGGTGTGAATTCTTAA
- a CDS encoding substrate-binding domain-containing protein gives MKQKKEEYEMKKKLLAVLLTVAMTAALVACGSAPSGNAENAQTPAAPTDQAAEAPAAGPVGEAQDMTFVVVPKCVHAWFDEVNKGAQKEADLLSAQLGVEVKIDYRAPESAEVSEQNSTLEQAAATAPTAILLDPVDYDGSADIIKEIQERGIPVILFDAPSPEGSGLTSVGNDFAEQAEIAVEMLIEEMGTSGKVAVMQGAPSAPNHAERYQAHLDALAKYPDIEVIDGGIDNDNVETAQSQAAAVLAANPDLTGYLNCDACGSGVALAIEEKGMQDQVTFVAMDNLIEILDYVKTGTITGTSSTLPQEQGMYAVLMAYQAAQGMTLPAMVDTGIGRITSENIDEWIAIVSAQ, from the coding sequence ATGAAACAGAAGAAGGAGGAATATGAAATGAAAAAGAAACTGTTAGCAGTGTTATTGACTGTAGCAATGACAGCCGCTCTGGTGGCATGTGGTTCCGCTCCCAGCGGCAATGCGGAAAATGCGCAGACACCTGCGGCCCCGACAGATCAGGCGGCGGAGGCTCCGGCAGCAGGGCCGGTAGGAGAAGCTCAGGATATGACGTTTGTTGTAGTTCCCAAATGTGTACATGCCTGGTTTGATGAGGTAAACAAGGGTGCGCAGAAGGAAGCAGACCTTCTCTCCGCACAGCTTGGCGTGGAAGTGAAGATTGACTACCGCGCACCGGAGTCCGCAGAGGTATCTGAGCAGAATTCCACGCTGGAACAGGCGGCGGCGACGGCGCCGACAGCAATCTTGCTGGACCCGGTGGATTACGATGGCAGCGCTGATATTATCAAGGAAATTCAGGAGAGAGGCATTCCGGTAATCTTGTTTGACGCACCGTCTCCGGAGGGAAGCGGACTGACCTCTGTCGGAAACGATTTCGCAGAGCAGGCTGAGATCGCGGTTGAAATGCTGATCGAAGAGATGGGGACTTCCGGAAAGGTAGCGGTTATGCAGGGCGCTCCGTCCGCTCCCAACCATGCGGAAAGATACCAGGCGCATCTGGATGCACTTGCAAAATATCCGGATATTGAAGTGATTGACGGCGGTATTGACAATGATAACGTTGAAACGGCACAGTCTCAGGCAGCGGCTGTTCTGGCAGCCAATCCGGATCTGACCGGTTATCTGAACTGTGATGCGTGCGGTTCCGGTGTGGCACTTGCGATCGAAGAGAAAGGAATGCAGGATCAGGTGACATTCGTGGCTATGGATAATCTGATTGAGATTCTGGATTATGTCAAGACGGGAACGATCACGGGAACTTCTTCCACACTTCCTCAGGAGCAGGGCATGTATGCGGTTCTGATGGCTTATCAGGCAGCACAGGGCATGACGCTTCCGGCAATGGTAGATACCGGCATTGGCCGGATTACTTCCGAGAACATTGATGAGTGGATCGCAATCGTCAGTGCGCAGTAA